Part of the Vibrio sp. SCSIO 43137 genome, CTGAATCAGCTGCTTGATTTGAGCTTTTAGCTCCTTGCTCAGCTGCTCAGCTGCTCTCTGCTTATTCAGTTCGATATCGCGTTCACGTTGCTCTGCCTTTTTTTGCTCTACAGCTTCTTTGGCTTCTCTTGCCTGAACCCGGGATTTCTTGGAACCCTTTTTCGCTTTTTTGAGTTTTTTCGCGTTAACGAGCCCTGCTTTTAGCATCTGCTCTTGTAAAGTTAGTTTTGCCATTGTTGATTAACCTAAATTCTCTAATCGATTTTTGATCAGCGTCTCACGGAATAGCCTATATGCTAACCTACAATAGTGTAAGTGGATTCTGTTTTTTAAAGTTTATTGATTTCAGGCACTATTTTTCTGTTTGTCTGCTGGCGGAGTTTGTTGCCTCAAAAGTTAGAAAAGCAGGAAATAGTGACTAACTGTTATCCCGGGAGGTGGCCTAACCTATCTAATATCAGTAGCCTATAGACAATTTTCACGGATTCATTAAAAACAATAACTCATAAAAAAGGACAAAGTATGAAAAAGTTAGCAGTGCTTGCATCCGGCCTTATAGTCGCACTACCCGCAGTGGTTTCAGCAGAGATGTATCTGGGTGGTAAGCTTGGTCAGTCATGGCTGGATGATTCCTGCTCAGTAAGCAGTTCGTGTGATGATGATGCGATCGGCGGAGGTGTTTACGCTGGTTATAACTTCACAGAGATGCTCGGAATTGAAGCTGGTTATGATGTGCTGGGTGATTTTAAGTCTAATTTTACCCATGTAGGAACAAACTATGTTGTCGATGATAACCTGAAAGCGTTTACTCTTGCTCCTAAATTAACACTGCCTGCAGGGATAGTGGATGTTTACGGTAAGCTGGGTTTGGCGTTTGTTGATTACGATAGCTATGACGATGAAGCGTTACTTGCGGCAGTAGGTGTTGAGTATGACTATACACCTGAGTGGTCTGTTCGTCTGGAGTATCAGCGTATTAATAATATTACTGATGCATTTATCCAGAGTCTTGATGTTAATTCTGTCTTTCTCGGGCTGACATATACCTTCGGAGCCAGCTCACCGGAGCCAATGCCTGTTGCTCCCGCTCCTGTTGTGAAAGAAGAGCCGAAACCAGAGCCGGTTGCAGAACCGGAACCAGCTAAACCTGCACCAGTTAAATCGACCAAGATGTTTAAAGAGTACGGTGTTGAGCTGTTTGATACTGATAGCGCCAAACTGGCTGCGAACAGTGAGCAGTATTTTGATTGGTTAGTGGGAATCATGAAAAAGTATCCTCAGGCAAATGCAGAAATCATTGGCCATACGGATTCACGGGGTTCTGCGGAGTACAACCAGTCACTGTCTGAAAGACGTGCTCAGTCAGTAGCTGATTATCTATACTCTCAGGGTATTGAGTCCTCACGAATCACAGTTAAAGGTGAGGGTGAAAACAATCCTAAGGCATCAAATGACACTCCGGAGGGCCGTATGGCTAACCGTCGTGTAGAAGTGATTATTGATGAGTTTGAATATCAGGAGTAGAGGTAACTCTGTTCTGAGCTAGCTATAAATGAGAACCTACGGGTTCTCATTTTTTATGGTGAACAAAGATAAAAATGCACTCTTAATGAGGGTCGGCGGATATTTTTTCGATTATTTTCATAATTTTGTGTTGGATATGCAACTGTTTTATTTCGCTTTTGATCTAGATTATTTTTGATCCTGCGGGTGCAAGGTTAATATTAGCAAACGCTGTAATTCTGATGGAGTAGAAGTTGCAGTGATAATGGTTCCAGTAAATATTCTACAAAGGAGGTATGAATGTTTTCTACAGGAGATAAGCCGGGAAAAGGCGCCTATATTTGTGAGAAATGCAGACTGGCTGTAGATATTGATGATGATAACAAAACACTGCCGTACTGCCCTTGCTGTGAAGCGAGACACTATCTGTCTGAAGAGTGGAATAGTGAGCAAAAATAGCAGCTTACAACATATTCTCTGAAGCCCCGCAACGGGGTTTTTTTATATCTGCCGCTGCAAACTTCTGTTTCGAAAAACAAATAACTTGTATCGGCTTAGTAAAATAGTCTACTTTCGGGGAATCCGTTCTACGACTT contains:
- a CDS encoding OmpA family protein, which encodes MKKLAVLASGLIVALPAVVSAEMYLGGKLGQSWLDDSCSVSSSCDDDAIGGGVYAGYNFTEMLGIEAGYDVLGDFKSNFTHVGTNYVVDDNLKAFTLAPKLTLPAGIVDVYGKLGLAFVDYDSYDDEALLAAVGVEYDYTPEWSVRLEYQRINNITDAFIQSLDVNSVFLGLTYTFGASSPEPMPVAPAPVVKEEPKPEPVAEPEPAKPAPVKSTKMFKEYGVELFDTDSAKLAANSEQYFDWLVGIMKKYPQANAEIIGHTDSRGSAEYNQSLSERRAQSVADYLYSQGIESSRITVKGEGENNPKASNDTPEGRMANRRVEVIIDEFEYQE